One window of the Homoserinimonas aerilata genome contains the following:
- a CDS encoding phosphotriesterase family protein has translation MTASTIPTFTGEVTAEKLGTTLIHEHVFVMSPELDVNLPHPEWDEEQAIDRAVAGFERLSVLGVDTVVDLTVLGLGRDVERVRRVAERSPVRLIAATGYYTSDVLPHFFRTHGPGRLVGGPDPLVDLFVGDIERGIAGTDIRAGMLKVVSDAEGITDDAERVFRAAAIAHQQTGVPITTHSHAPSRGGIQQQVLLARLGVPLDRVVIGHSGDSDDLDYLRELAARGSFLGFDRFGMEHMGSDEARIRGLLTLLEEGYASQLVLSHDAAFFSRVTPPTWRAANTPNWHMEHLSRTILPRLRAEGVDDRTIDQLMIDNPRRVLCGA, from the coding sequence ATGACGGCGTCCACGATTCCGACGTTCACCGGTGAGGTGACGGCGGAGAAGCTCGGTACGACGCTCATCCACGAACACGTGTTCGTGATGAGCCCGGAGCTCGACGTGAACCTGCCCCACCCCGAATGGGATGAGGAGCAGGCGATCGATCGGGCAGTCGCCGGCTTCGAGCGTCTCAGCGTGCTCGGCGTGGACACCGTCGTCGACCTGACCGTGCTCGGCCTCGGCCGCGACGTCGAGCGGGTGCGGCGGGTCGCAGAACGAAGCCCGGTGCGGCTCATCGCCGCGACCGGGTACTACACGAGCGATGTGCTTCCGCACTTCTTTCGCACCCACGGTCCGGGTCGCCTCGTCGGCGGCCCGGATCCGCTCGTGGACCTCTTCGTCGGCGACATCGAGCGCGGAATCGCCGGGACGGACATCCGGGCCGGCATGCTGAAGGTGGTCTCCGACGCGGAGGGCATCACGGATGATGCCGAACGGGTGTTCCGCGCGGCGGCGATCGCGCACCAGCAGACGGGCGTGCCCATCACGACACACTCGCACGCCCCCTCACGCGGCGGCATCCAACAGCAGGTGCTGCTCGCGCGACTCGGCGTGCCACTCGACCGGGTCGTCATCGGCCACAGCGGCGACTCGGACGACCTCGACTATCTGCGCGAGCTGGCCGCGCGCGGCTCGTTCCTCGGCTTCGACCGCTTCGGCATGGAACACATGGGCTCAGACGAGGCGCGCATCCGCGGCCTCCTCACCCTCCTCGAAGAGGGCTACGCGAGCCAACTCGTGCTCTCGCACGACGCCGCATTCTTCAGCCGCGTGACGCCGCCAACGTGGCGAGCCGCGAACACCCCGAACTGGCACATGGAGCACCTCTCGCGCACCATCCTGCCCCGCCTGCGCGCGGAGGGCGTCGACGACCGCACCATCGACCAGCTCATGATCGACAACCCCCGCCGCGTACTCTGTGGCGCCTGA
- a CDS encoding DctP family TRAP transporter solute-binding subunit, which yields MITRRSHRMKWVALLAAPAMLLVGCAGDSGEGDVANGGTIELTLAHSYNPDQPQDRCGAQVIADDVNSADVGLKIELFGSSQLGGDADRVASVASGDIDIDIQGASALGAVYEPISVLDAAYAFDDADHLAAFMASDASKTLTDAFAEETGIHALGVWSAGARHFTANTPIRTPDDLDGLRIRFPGSPQFLMNAKALGAQATEVAYEELYLALQQGTVEGQENPITNIKSQNLSEVQDYLSLSAHQLNTNVVIMSSKWDELNDEQQTVLQDAVEHAVTEVTTCVADDEETTLEEWRTAGDWEIVDDVDVDAFQKKAVAYLSDTFTGDSLEVFEAIRSTSSK from the coding sequence ATGATCACACGTCGTTCACACCGAATGAAGTGGGTCGCCCTGCTCGCCGCCCCGGCAATGCTGCTGGTGGGCTGCGCAGGAGACTCGGGTGAGGGAGATGTTGCCAACGGTGGCACCATCGAGCTGACCCTTGCCCACAGCTACAACCCCGACCAGCCGCAGGACCGCTGTGGCGCTCAGGTCATCGCCGATGACGTCAACAGCGCTGACGTCGGCCTCAAGATCGAGCTCTTCGGCTCCAGCCAGCTCGGCGGCGACGCCGACCGTGTCGCGTCGGTCGCCTCCGGTGACATCGACATCGACATCCAGGGTGCCTCGGCACTCGGCGCGGTGTACGAGCCGATCAGCGTGCTCGACGCGGCCTACGCCTTCGACGACGCCGACCACCTTGCCGCCTTCATGGCGAGCGACGCCTCGAAGACGCTGACGGATGCGTTCGCCGAGGAGACCGGAATCCACGCCCTCGGCGTGTGGTCGGCCGGAGCGCGCCACTTCACGGCCAACACGCCCATCCGCACGCCGGATGACCTCGACGGGCTTCGCATCCGCTTCCCCGGTTCGCCGCAGTTCCTCATGAACGCCAAGGCGCTCGGCGCCCAGGCGACCGAGGTCGCGTACGAGGAGCTCTACCTCGCCCTGCAGCAGGGCACGGTCGAGGGCCAGGAGAACCCGATCACGAACATCAAGTCGCAGAACCTCTCCGAGGTGCAGGACTACCTGAGCCTCAGCGCGCACCAGCTCAACACCAACGTCGTCATCATGAGCTCCAAGTGGGACGAGCTCAACGACGAGCAGCAGACGGTACTTCAGGATGCTGTCGAGCACGCCGTGACCGAGGTCACCACCTGCGTGGCTGACGACGAGGAGACGACCCTCGAGGAGTGGCGCACCGCCGGCGACTGGGAGATCGTCGACGACGTTGACGTCGACGCGTTCCAGAAGAAGGCCGTCGCCTACCTCAGCGACACCTTCACGGGTGACTCGCTCGAGGTGTTCGAGGCCATCCGTTCGACGTCGTCCAAGTAG
- a CDS encoding L-lactate permease, whose translation MDVIHLLLAALPIALIAGLLALRVKPVPAVLGTIAVTLALSIWFPITPAALESTAHSLLLLTVAVVLIIFGGILLAEFLAVSGAQERIGGWLGSASHGRDRAVLLLGLGVTPLAESIIGWGVGVIIGIPLLMRVGLTATKAATIGLLSIVLAPWGSLGPGLLVMAEMSGHSLRDVGVWSAVLNLPVLLVMGIIMSIVGMGRRGALRMAGETLTVVFATWGALIATNAWVSVPLGGILASLAACVTVLLLARLRGGPIPAMRRETVRSLLPYILLIGAMLAMTALTSVVDLGAASAVLTSPALWLLVSAAAAPALLGIGRADATASIRSGLRLFWPVCVVTVLFIVFGGLLAANGMSTTLAQGAAMLGGGFLLVVPAIGLIGGYVTASNTATAAMFAAGVSNATVALGANPLVALGAQNIATGAAVMISPSRVALALSVANGLRRDTDAAVDAGRVIRTALIANGVVLVLLAPLTLLLATATG comes from the coding sequence ATGGACGTCATCCACCTCCTCCTCGCTGCGCTCCCCATCGCGCTCATCGCAGGGCTCCTGGCGCTGCGGGTGAAGCCCGTGCCGGCCGTACTCGGCACCATCGCGGTCACGCTCGCGCTCAGCATCTGGTTCCCGATCACGCCTGCGGCGCTCGAGTCGACGGCACATTCGCTGCTTCTGCTGACCGTCGCTGTCGTGCTCATCATCTTCGGTGGCATCCTGCTGGCCGAATTCCTGGCAGTGTCCGGCGCGCAGGAACGCATCGGCGGATGGCTCGGCTCCGCATCGCACGGACGCGACCGGGCCGTGCTGCTGCTGGGCCTCGGCGTGACCCCGCTCGCCGAGAGCATCATCGGCTGGGGCGTCGGCGTCATCATCGGCATCCCGCTGCTCATGCGTGTCGGGCTCACCGCGACGAAGGCCGCGACCATCGGTCTGCTCAGCATCGTGCTCGCGCCGTGGGGCTCACTCGGGCCCGGGCTGCTCGTCATGGCCGAGATGAGCGGGCACAGCCTGCGCGACGTCGGCGTGTGGAGCGCCGTGCTCAACCTGCCGGTGCTGCTCGTCATGGGCATCATCATGTCCATCGTCGGGATGGGCCGCCGTGGCGCACTCCGCATGGCCGGCGAGACGCTCACCGTCGTGTTCGCCACCTGGGGCGCGCTGATCGCCACCAACGCGTGGGTGAGCGTGCCGCTCGGCGGCATCCTCGCCTCACTCGCCGCATGCGTCACGGTGCTGCTGCTTGCACGCCTCCGCGGCGGCCCCATCCCCGCCATGCGCCGCGAGACGGTGCGCTCCCTGCTGCCGTACATCCTGCTCATCGGCGCGATGCTGGCCATGACGGCCCTCACCTCCGTCGTCGATCTGGGCGCCGCATCCGCCGTTCTCACCAGCCCGGCCCTGTGGCTGCTCGTGTCTGCGGCAGCCGCACCCGCACTGCTCGGCATAGGGCGGGCGGATGCGACAGCCAGCATCAGAAGCGGCCTGCGGCTGTTCTGGCCCGTCTGCGTCGTCACCGTGCTGTTCATCGTCTTCGGCGGGCTGCTCGCCGCAAACGGGATGAGCACGACGCTCGCGCAGGGCGCCGCCATGCTCGGCGGGGGATTCCTGCTCGTCGTGCCCGCCATCGGCCTCATCGGCGGCTACGTGACCGCATCGAACACGGCCACGGCGGCCATGTTCGCGGCGGGGGTCTCCAACGCGACAGTCGCGCTCGGGGCGAACCCGCTCGTCGCTCTCGGGGCGCAGAACATCGCAACCGGTGCGGCCGTGATGATCTCGCCGTCGCGCGTGGCCCTCGCGCTGAGCGTCGCCAACGGGCTCCGCAGAGACACGGATGCCGCAGTGGATGCCGGGCGGGTCATCCGCACGGCGCTCATCGCCAACGGCGTCGTGCTGGTGCTGCTCGCACCCCTGACGCTGCTGCTGGCGACAGCCACCGGGTGA
- a CDS encoding alpha/beta hydrolase, which produces MKQHAGTRALVGMLALALTVGIAVAGCAPAAVDSIRPAAVDDVLPIYADIVVNENLAYGERDGQPLLLDACQPADAAASALNNGPRRAVISVHGGSWRSGDKADPAWRNVCEWLASEGFIAFSVGYSLAPGHPFPAGIDDIRAAISWLRAPEQVEAYGYDPALIGAFGGSAGGNLVSLLATSGAGPWDVGTRVAAVVDLSGPIDLTTAGLDMLPDGFAQRQLDYLGCADYDRCDAAAAASPNHQVDPSDPPQLIVHAEDEYIPAAQGQLMADALRSAGVPVTLETVPGDGHSLELLDDELRGQIVEFLRGALR; this is translated from the coding sequence ATGAAGCAGCACGCCGGCACCCGCGCCCTCGTCGGCATGCTCGCCCTGGCCCTCACGGTCGGCATCGCTGTCGCCGGATGCGCGCCCGCCGCAGTCGACAGCATCCGGCCGGCCGCTGTCGATGATGTGCTGCCCATCTACGCCGACATCGTCGTGAACGAGAACCTGGCCTACGGTGAGCGCGACGGTCAACCGCTGCTGCTCGACGCCTGCCAGCCCGCCGACGCCGCCGCCAGCGCCCTCAACAATGGGCCGCGCAGGGCCGTCATCTCCGTGCACGGCGGCAGCTGGCGATCCGGCGACAAGGCAGACCCCGCCTGGCGGAACGTGTGCGAATGGCTCGCCTCCGAAGGCTTCATCGCCTTCTCCGTCGGGTACAGCCTCGCGCCGGGACATCCGTTCCCCGCGGGAATCGACGACATCCGCGCCGCCATCTCATGGCTGCGTGCACCAGAACAGGTGGAGGCTTACGGCTACGACCCGGCGCTCATCGGCGCCTTCGGCGGATCCGCCGGCGGCAACCTCGTGTCGCTGCTCGCAACATCCGGAGCAGGGCCCTGGGATGTCGGCACGCGCGTCGCCGCAGTCGTCGACCTCAGCGGGCCCATCGACCTCACCACGGCCGGCCTCGACATGCTGCCCGACGGCTTCGCACAGCGCCAGCTCGACTACCTCGGCTGCGCCGACTACGACCGCTGCGACGCGGCAGCCGCGGCATCCCCCAACCACCAGGTCGACCCCAGCGACCCGCCGCAGCTCATCGTGCACGCTGAAGACGAATACATTCCGGCCGCGCAAGGACAACTGATGGCGGATGCGCTGCGCTCGGCAGGCGTGCCCGTCACGTTAGAGACGGTGCCGGGCGACGGCCACTCGCTCGAACTGCTCGACGACGAGCTGCGCGGACAGATCGTGGAGTTCCTGCGGGGGGCGCTGCGGTAG
- a CDS encoding TetR/AcrR family transcriptional regulator yields MTEAPVRRRDRERTRAELLRVATEAFAESGFAGTRVDDIADRTQTTKRMIYYYFGGKEQLYLAVLENAYRGIREAEQQVHVGDLEPVEAVRRIAELTYDHHLNHREFIRLVSIENIHHGSYIRRLGSLKELNQPAVGVLDTVLSRGRDEGRLRDDVDALDVHLVISSYCFFQVANQHTFGYLFDRDLLDPDRREHLRAMIGDVVVAWLTATPTA; encoded by the coding sequence GTGACCGAAGCCCCTGTGCGCCGCCGCGACCGAGAACGCACCCGAGCAGAACTCCTCAGGGTGGCGACCGAGGCGTTCGCCGAGTCCGGATTCGCGGGCACCCGAGTCGACGACATCGCCGACCGCACGCAGACCACGAAGCGGATGATCTACTACTACTTCGGAGGCAAGGAGCAGCTCTACCTTGCCGTGCTCGAGAACGCCTACCGGGGCATCCGCGAAGCAGAGCAGCAGGTGCACGTCGGCGACCTGGAGCCCGTCGAGGCCGTCCGCCGCATTGCCGAGCTCACCTACGACCACCACCTCAACCACCGCGAGTTCATCCGGCTCGTCTCGATCGAGAACATCCACCACGGCAGCTACATCCGTCGCCTCGGATCACTGAAAGAGCTCAACCAGCCGGCGGTCGGCGTTCTCGACACCGTTCTCAGTCGCGGGCGCGACGAGGGCCGACTGCGCGACGACGTCGACGCACTCGACGTGCACCTGGTGATCAGCTCGTACTGCTTCTTCCAGGTCGCCAACCAGCACACGTTCGGCTACCTGTTCGACCGCGACCTGCTCGACCCGGACCGCCGGGAGCACCTCCGGGCGATGATCGGCGACGTCGTCGTAGCGTGGCTCACTGCCACCCCCACCGCCTGA
- a CDS encoding endonuclease domain-containing protein, giving the protein MTLIASLTRLGGLAGRRQLALLGHGRHIIDAALQEGNVLPVRRGWVGLAVANQLAIDAVLAGGRLTGPPALRSHRVWNGDDLRNHIQFRPNANPVPQHPLTPLDRFAPPRFGHHGTVRHWANAGPNPVTAPGWRVPVEDAILRFVRTESAEQVVACLESAVHTGALTRAQLAAVVARMPVRLHSVARRCTFAAGSGLESIARLRLEDLRMLVDQQVRIGPDTVDLVIDGWVVVELDGDEWHDPVADRIRTNRLVRAGYVVLRFGSAEVLQHWDETLATIQTALRARLWSR; this is encoded by the coding sequence ATGACGCTCATCGCGAGTCTGACCCGCCTCGGCGGTCTCGCCGGGAGACGGCAGCTCGCGCTGCTCGGACACGGCAGACACATCATCGACGCTGCGCTACAGGAAGGAAACGTGTTGCCGGTGAGGCGCGGTTGGGTCGGCCTCGCCGTGGCCAACCAGCTCGCCATCGACGCCGTGCTCGCGGGAGGTCGCCTCACCGGCCCGCCGGCACTTCGCTCGCATCGCGTGTGGAACGGCGACGACCTTCGCAACCACATCCAGTTCAGACCCAACGCTAATCCTGTGCCGCAGCATCCGCTCACCCCTCTCGATCGCTTCGCCCCGCCACGCTTCGGCCACCACGGCACCGTTCGGCACTGGGCGAACGCGGGGCCGAACCCCGTCACAGCGCCCGGGTGGCGGGTTCCCGTCGAGGATGCGATTCTCCGTTTTGTGAGAACGGAAAGTGCCGAGCAGGTGGTTGCGTGCCTCGAGAGCGCCGTCCACACTGGGGCACTGACGCGTGCGCAGCTCGCCGCCGTCGTGGCCCGGATGCCGGTGCGGCTTCACAGCGTTGCGCGGCGGTGCACATTCGCGGCAGGGTCTGGGCTCGAGAGCATCGCCCGTCTGCGGCTCGAAGATCTGCGGATGCTCGTCGACCAGCAGGTGCGGATCGGCCCCGACACCGTCGATCTCGTCATCGACGGGTGGGTCGTGGTCGAGCTCGACGGCGATGAATGGCACGACCCGGTCGCCGACCGCATCCGCACGAACCGGCTGGTCCGAGCAGGTTACGTGGTGCTCAGATTCGGGAGCGCCGAGGTGCTTCAGCACTGGGATGAGACGCTCGCGACGATCCAGACGGCGCTACGAGCGCGGCTTTGGTCGCGCTGA
- a CDS encoding DEAD/DEAH box helicase has translation MPDYSKNKSSAGKKFDAPKGAGSRSASHRGHRPDSAPAKKRWNADDRATRTGDSRPSTDRRPDWSPREEAPARTPYGDRANRSSRPGAERPTYGDRPKRSFDDRPQRSFDERPQRDGGFERRERPAYGDRANRTERPAYGDRPQRSFDDRPKRDDRPQRDGGFERRERPAYNSDRSGRPSYNDRGERPAYNKDRTERPAYNKERPAYGDRPQRSFDDRPKRDGGFERRERPSYNDRSERPSYNDRGDRPAYNKDRGADRPAYNRGESRTERPSYNDRAARTERPAYGDRPSYNDRPSYNDRPSYNDRPKRSYDERPPRRESDLYPSRDAKQHSGPHEDVVLERLEAQVLTAGEVDGKTFGDLGLGDNITRQLAAMGAAAPFPIQAATIPDVLSGRDVLGRGKTGSGKTIAFGAPLVERLMENGGGKGRTEGRKPRALILAPTRELAMQIDRTVQPIARSVGMHTTTIVGGVPQQKQVMTLRRGVDIVIATPGRVEDLVDQGRLDLSQVAITVLDEADHMCDLGFLEPVQRILEQTKKGGQKLLFSATLDKGVATLVKQFLVNPSVHEVAGEDQASSTIDHKVLLIEQRDKRAIIEQLAAGAGKTLIFARTRAFAEELADMLDDAGVPATSLHGDLNQSRRTRNLQMLTSGRVNVLVATDVAARGIHVDDISLVIQADPPDEYKTYLHRSGRTGRAGKQGTVVTLINRSRRRRMDELLGRAEIDATMHQVTPGDEFLDTLAAL, from the coding sequence ATGCCTGACTATTCCAAGAACAAATCCTCTGCGGGCAAGAAGTTCGACGCCCCCAAGGGTGCCGGCAGCCGCAGCGCCAGCCACCGCGGACACCGCCCCGACAGCGCGCCTGCGAAGAAGCGCTGGAATGCGGATGACCGTGCCACGCGCACAGGCGACAGCCGCCCGTCGACGGACCGTCGCCCCGACTGGTCTCCCCGCGAGGAGGCCCCGGCTCGCACCCCGTACGGCGATCGCGCGAACCGCTCCAGCCGCCCGGGTGCCGAGCGGCCCACCTACGGTGACCGTCCGAAGCGTTCCTTCGACGACCGCCCGCAGCGTTCCTTCGATGAGCGCCCGCAGCGCGATGGTGGTTTCGAGCGTCGTGAGCGCCCCGCATATGGTGACCGCGCGAACCGCACGGAGCGCCCTGCGTACGGCGACCGTCCGCAGCGTTCCTTCGACGACCGTCCGAAGCGCGATGACCGCCCGCAGCGTGACGGTGGCTTCGAGCGTCGTGAGCGCCCGGCGTACAACAGCGACCGCAGTGGGCGTCCGTCGTACAACGACCGTGGCGAGCGTCCGGCGTACAACAAGGACCGCACCGAGCGTCCCGCATACAACAAGGAGCGCCCTGCGTACGGTGACCGCCCGCAGCGCTCTTTCGATGACCGTCCCAAGCGCGATGGCGGTTTCGAGCGTCGTGAGCGTCCGTCGTACAACGATCGCAGCGAGCGTCCGTCGTACAACGACCGTGGTGACCGCCCGGCCTATAACAAGGATCGCGGCGCCGATCGTCCCGCCTACAACCGTGGTGAGAGCCGCACGGAGCGTCCGTCGTACAACGACCGCGCCGCCCGCACGGAGCGCCCTGCGTACGGTGACCGCCCGTCCTACAACGACCGTCCGTCCTACAACGACCGCCCGTCCTACAACGACCGTCCGAAGCGCAGCTACGACGAGCGTCCCCCGCGTCGCGAATCCGACCTCTACCCTTCGCGTGACGCGAAGCAGCACTCGGGCCCGCACGAGGATGTCGTGCTGGAGCGTCTCGAGGCGCAGGTGCTCACCGCGGGTGAGGTAGACGGCAAGACGTTCGGCGATCTCGGTCTGGGCGACAACATCACGCGCCAGTTGGCCGCGATGGGTGCCGCGGCACCGTTCCCGATTCAGGCGGCGACGATCCCTGATGTTCTTTCCGGCAGGGATGTTCTGGGCCGCGGCAAGACGGGCTCGGGCAAGACGATCGCGTTCGGCGCCCCGCTCGTTGAGCGCCTCATGGAGAACGGTGGCGGCAAGGGTCGCACTGAGGGCCGCAAACCTCGTGCGCTCATCCTCGCTCCGACCCGCGAGCTGGCCATGCAGATCGACCGTACCGTGCAGCCCATCGCCCGCAGCGTCGGCATGCACACCACGACGATCGTCGGCGGGGTTCCTCAGCAGAAGCAGGTCATGACGCTGCGCCGCGGTGTCGACATCGTCATCGCGACTCCCGGTCGTGTCGAGGATCTTGTCGACCAGGGCCGCCTCGACCTGAGCCAGGTTGCGATCACTGTGCTCGATGAGGCCGACCACATGTGCGACCTGGGCTTCCTTGAGCCTGTGCAGCGCATCCTGGAGCAGACGAAGAAGGGCGGCCAGAAGCTGCTCTTCTCTGCGACCCTCGACAAGGGTGTCGCCACGCTGGTGAAGCAGTTCCTGGTGAACCCGTCGGTGCATGAGGTCGCTGGTGAGGACCAGGCGTCGAGCACCATCGACCACAAGGTGCTGCTCATCGAGCAGCGCGACAAGCGTGCCATCATCGAGCAGCTTGCTGCGGGTGCGGGCAAGACGCTGATCTTCGCCCGCACGCGTGCGTTCGCTGAGGAGCTCGCCGACATGCTCGACGATGCCGGCGTTCCGGCCACGTCGCTGCACGGTGACCTCAACCAGTCGCGCCGCACGCGCAACCTGCAGATGCTCACGAGCGGTCGGGTGAACGTGTTGGTGGCGACGGATGTTGCGGCCCGCGGCATCCACGTCGATGACATCTCGCTCGTGATCCAGGCCGACCCGCCGGACGAGTACAAGACGTACCTGCACCGTTCGGGCCGCACGGGCCGCGCCGGCAAGCAGGGCACCGTGGTGACGCTCATCAACCGCAGCCGCCGCCGCCGCATGGACGAGCTGCTCGGCCGCGCCGAGATCGACGCGACCATGCACCAGGTGACCCCGGGCGACGAGTTCCTCGACACCCTCGCCGCGCTGTAG
- a CDS encoding shikimate dehydrogenase: MTVPTSAAMVRRPAVLIGLIGEGVTPSLTPPMHELEGARHSMNYVYRTIDLGRGDNTPEYVSQLLWSARRMGFTGLNITHPIKQAVIKHLDELAPSARTVGAVNTVVFDGERMTGHNTDVTGFGAAFDDAFGIVAHGRVVLVGAGGAGAAVASALAARQVRELVIVDVERERAEGLAASVRPAAHGQVSTAALDELPGWLQDADGVVNATPWGMAAHPGTAFDLELLTPNMFVADIVYRPAETALLEGAKARGCRTMSGLGMAMHQAADAFEIFTGESADRRAMLADLETLVADEAAGHPAHVAPMRGTN; encoded by the coding sequence GTGACCGTTCCGACATCCGCTGCCATGGTTCGGCGCCCCGCCGTGCTCATCGGTCTCATCGGTGAGGGCGTCACGCCGTCGCTGACGCCCCCGATGCACGAGCTCGAGGGCGCGCGGCACTCGATGAACTACGTGTATCGCACGATCGATCTCGGGCGGGGCGACAACACTCCCGAGTACGTCTCCCAACTGCTGTGGTCGGCGCGAAGGATGGGCTTCACCGGGCTGAACATCACCCACCCGATCAAGCAGGCGGTGATCAAGCACCTCGACGAGCTGGCACCCAGCGCCCGCACGGTGGGGGCCGTCAACACGGTCGTCTTCGACGGCGAGCGGATGACCGGCCACAACACCGACGTCACCGGTTTCGGTGCCGCATTCGATGATGCGTTCGGCATTGTCGCCCACGGCCGCGTCGTTCTCGTGGGTGCCGGTGGTGCCGGTGCCGCCGTGGCGAGTGCCCTCGCCGCGCGCCAGGTGCGGGAACTCGTGATCGTCGACGTCGAGCGGGAGCGTGCCGAAGGGCTCGCCGCGAGCGTGCGGCCCGCCGCGCACGGCCAGGTGAGCACGGCAGCGCTCGACGAGCTGCCCGGGTGGCTGCAGGATGCCGACGGTGTCGTCAATGCGACGCCGTGGGGCATGGCCGCGCATCCGGGCACCGCCTTCGACCTCGAACTGCTCACCCCGAACATGTTCGTCGCCGACATCGTCTACCGGCCGGCAGAGACGGCACTCCTCGAAGGCGCGAAGGCCCGCGGATGTCGCACCATGTCCGGCCTCGGAATGGCCATGCACCAGGCGGCCGACGCCTTCGAGATCTTCACCGGAGAATCAGCCGATCGGCGGGCGATGCTCGCCGATCTCGAAACTCTCGTCGCTGATGAAGCGGCGGGGCACCCTGCCCATGTGGCACCAATGAGAGGAACAAACTGA
- a CDS encoding EamA family transporter codes for MLTVIVGLTGALIFGSADFLGGLASKRISSIRVTAIAAATGLVVLLLALPVIGGAWSYEAVLFGALSGIAGAGAIVLLYACLAIGPMSILSPLTALVSAVVPMTVGLARGEQFGLIGYIALGVALVAVVLVGFVPEKDAVRPSLRALTMAVGSGALIGVFMILIDLTPDDSGLVPLIANRAANGALMWAAIAVLAILATRKSRTSSSSPITEPSDVVATTHSNHPWLSGLRLALLCGALDAVANSVMLLGLRLGELSVMSVLTAMYPAGTIILAAIVLREKLTALQIVGLALAIAAAGMLALA; via the coding sequence ATGCTGACTGTCATCGTGGGCCTCACCGGCGCCCTCATCTTCGGCTCGGCCGACTTCCTGGGCGGGCTGGCCTCGAAGCGCATCAGCAGCATCCGGGTGACGGCGATCGCCGCCGCCACCGGACTTGTCGTTCTGCTGCTCGCGCTGCCCGTGATCGGCGGGGCCTGGTCGTACGAGGCGGTGCTGTTCGGTGCGCTGAGCGGCATCGCCGGCGCCGGCGCCATCGTTCTGCTGTATGCGTGCCTCGCGATCGGGCCCATGAGCATCCTGTCGCCGCTGACCGCCCTCGTGTCGGCGGTCGTGCCCATGACGGTGGGTCTCGCCCGCGGCGAACAGTTCGGCCTGATCGGCTACATCGCCCTCGGGGTTGCGCTCGTCGCGGTTGTGCTCGTCGGCTTCGTGCCCGAGAAGGATGCCGTGCGCCCGTCACTGAGGGCGCTCACCATGGCGGTGGGCTCGGGCGCGCTGATCGGCGTGTTCATGATCCTGATCGACCTGACACCGGATGACTCGGGGCTCGTGCCGCTCATCGCCAACCGTGCCGCGAACGGCGCGCTCATGTGGGCTGCGATCGCCGTTCTTGCCATTCTTGCGACCAGGAAGAGCCGCACCTCTTCGAGCAGCCCGATCACAGAACCGTCCGACGTGGTCGCCACCACCCACTCGAATCACCCGTGGCTGTCGGGCCTGAGACTTGCGCTTCTGTGCGGTGCCCTGGATGCGGTGGCCAACTCGGTCATGCTGCTGGGGCTGCGACTGGGCGAACTCTCCGTCATGTCGGTTCTGACGGCGATGTACCCGGCCGGCACCATCATCCTGGCGGCGATCGTGCTGCGGGAGAAGCTGACCGCGCTGCAGATCGTCGGGCTCGCACTCGCGATCGCGGCAGCCGGGATGCTCGCGCTGGCCTGA